One genomic window of Evansella cellulosilytica DSM 2522 includes the following:
- a CDS encoding DUF4352 domain-containing protein produces MRKLCLLIITGLIVFTVACSDSNENDADHNDESTVDEETENIEQDNIDSYESKDEVLSIGDTGRMIDTLGEYEITIKEVEITDDIAENTPNMDRFIEIDLEIENVGDTLLDGIDLINTNLFDEEDRMQENRFYREYINNVEGEIQPGEILTGQILFEHHDSSFYRLVFGWGLSSVSNELTWHFTADEAN; encoded by the coding sequence ATGAGAAAACTATGTTTACTAATAATAACTGGTTTAATAGTTTTTACTGTAGCTTGCAGTGATTCTAATGAAAACGACGCTGATCATAACGATGAAAGTACTGTAGATGAAGAAACAGAAAATATAGAACAAGATAATATCGATTCTTATGAAAGCAAAGACGAAGTACTTAGCATTGGTGATACAGGGAGAATGATAGATACTTTAGGAGAATATGAAATAACAATTAAGGAAGTAGAGATTACTGATGATATAGCCGAAAATACTCCAAATATGGATAGATTCATCGAAATTGATCTAGAAATTGAAAATGTAGGAGACACTTTACTTGATGGAATTGACCTAATTAATACTAATCTGTTTGATGAAGAAGATAGAATGCAAGAAAATAGATTTTACAGAGAATATATTAATAATGTCGAAGGAGAAATCCAACCCGGTGAAATATTAACTGGTCAAATACTGTTTGAACATCATGATTCCTCATTTTACAGATTAGTTTTCGGCTGGGGATTATCTTCAGTATCTAACGAGCTCACTTGGCATTTTACAGCTGACGAGGCCAATTAA
- a CDS encoding DUF4352 domain-containing protein produces MRKLCLLIITGLIVFTVACGDSNVNYVELNDESTLDEETENIEQDDSYESKDEVLSIGDTGRMIDTLGEYEITVHSAKAFKEIEGNTPTMDVYVVVDVSFKNIGDEELFANDVKRTHLFSDNELPQENLFFIEFIDDIDGEINPGETVTGQLIFEQNDSDFYELIFGWGLSTVSNELTWHFTREEVNE; encoded by the coding sequence ATGAGAAAACTATGTTTACTAATAATAACTGGTTTAATAGTTTTTACAGTAGCGTGCGGTGATTCTAATGTAAACTATGTTGAACTTAACGATGAAAGTACTCTAGATGAAGAAACAGAAAATATAGAACAAGATGATTCCTATGAAAGCAAAGACGAAGTACTTAGCATTGGTGATACAGGGAGAATGATAGATACTTTAGGAGAATATGAGATAACAGTACACTCAGCTAAGGCTTTTAAAGAAATTGAAGGCAATACACCAACTATGGATGTTTATGTGGTCGTAGATGTAAGTTTTAAAAATATAGGTGATGAAGAACTATTTGCAAACGATGTTAAAAGAACTCATTTGTTTTCAGATAATGAACTACCGCAAGAAAATTTGTTCTTTATTGAATTTATTGATGATATTGATGGTGAGATTAATCCAGGTGAAACGGTTACTGGTCAACTTATATTTGAACAAAACGATTCCGATTTCTACGAGTTGATTTTTGGGTGGGGATTATCTACTGTGTCTAATGAGCTCACTTGGCATTTTACCCGTGAAGAAGTAAATGAATAA
- a CDS encoding DUF4352 domain-containing protein, whose amino-acid sequence MRKLCLLIITSLIVFTVACGDSNVNDVELNDESTVDEETENIEQDDSYESKDEVLSIGDTGRMIDTLGEYEVTIHSVEITEEIQGNTPMEDVYVIVDLSIKNIGDEILEVQDIIGTHLFSDDDLPSGNMFYVDFIDEIDGEISYGETVSGQILFDQIYSEYYNLVFGWGLSTVSNELTWHFTRDEVNE is encoded by the coding sequence ATGAGAAAATTATGTTTACTAATAATAACTAGTTTAATAGTTTTTACAGTAGCATGCGGTGATTCTAATGTAAACGATGTTGAACTTAACGATGAAAGTACTGTAGATGAAGAAACAGAAAATATAGAACAAGATGATTCCTATGAAAGCAAAGACGAAGTACTTAGCATTGGTGATACAGGGAGAATGATAGATACTTTAGGAGAATATGAAGTAACCATTCATTCTGTAGAAATTACTGAAGAGATACAAGGTAATACACCTATGGAAGATGTATATGTGATTGTTGATCTAAGTATTAAAAATATTGGAGATGAAATACTTGAGGTACAAGATATAATCGGAACGCATCTATTTTCTGATGATGATTTACCAAGCGGCAATATGTTCTATGTTGACTTCATAGATGAGATAGATGGAGAAATTAGTTACGGCGAAACTGTTTCAGGTCAAATTTTGTTTGATCAGATTTATTCAGAGTACTACAACCTTGTTTTTGGATGGGGATTATCTACTGTGTCTAATGAGCTCACTTGGCATTTTACCCGTGATGAAGTAAATGAATAA
- a CDS encoding FHA domain-containing protein: MTNSQGFKIEEYDLSKCLHYKLQDGEELIEKEVADLNKKHIHLLSCELFEGNGEVSLKYNTPTNTTLKDYFSEAPLTKEKISKSFLQLIDILHYIEGMNFAIKNVVLDENNIFIKQNDELQLIYLPIKNRVYSSKTLIEFCEELLAMHIWDENDASFFVKLHNFLFTIDKENPKLAFMKQWLADIVNVPLKKTIQMDRKENLEVNSNQFYRPGSIDLAIENDEKSVTELFASKNEKKKNHKLEIEEELQYKRITRTEVDRDLNILDSPNNIGSTSINISSPVRDRLNERERDEEDGTTVLGTHQESEEFGTTTLDGNTSVLRPFLCNSNTSERFTISKNTYGIGRDPNNADLTLNNKAIGRIHAKIFTYDSEYFLKDNGSKNGTYVNGERLQPLEKVKIKHEDKIKFANESFVFRLF, translated from the coding sequence ATGACGAATAGTCAAGGTTTTAAAATAGAGGAATACGACTTATCTAAATGCTTACATTATAAACTACAAGACGGAGAAGAATTGATAGAAAAAGAAGTTGCAGATTTGAACAAAAAACACATTCATCTATTATCTTGTGAGTTATTTGAGGGGAACGGTGAAGTTTCACTAAAATACAACACCCCAACGAATACAACGTTGAAAGATTACTTTTCAGAAGCTCCCCTTACAAAGGAAAAAATAAGTAAAAGCTTTCTTCAGTTAATAGACATTCTTCATTATATAGAAGGAATGAATTTTGCAATCAAAAATGTCGTTCTAGACGAAAACAACATTTTTATTAAACAGAATGATGAATTGCAATTGATTTACTTACCAATAAAAAATCGAGTTTACTCTTCTAAAACATTAATTGAGTTTTGTGAAGAATTATTAGCTATGCATATTTGGGATGAAAATGATGCGTCATTTTTTGTTAAATTACACAATTTCCTCTTCACGATAGATAAAGAAAATCCAAAGTTAGCGTTCATGAAGCAATGGTTGGCGGATATTGTAAATGTTCCATTAAAGAAGACGATACAAATGGACCGAAAAGAAAATTTGGAGGTTAACAGCAATCAATTTTATCGACCAGGCAGTATAGATCTTGCAATTGAAAACGATGAAAAATCTGTAACTGAACTGTTCGCTAGTAAAAATGAAAAGAAAAAAAATCATAAGCTTGAGATTGAAGAAGAGCTTCAATATAAGAGGATTACTCGTACTGAGGTTGATCGCGATCTTAATATACTAGATTCGCCTAATAATATTGGTAGTACTTCTATTAATATCTCATCACCAGTGAGAGATAGATTGAATGAGAGAGAGAGAGATGAGGAAGATGGCACGACTGTACTTGGGACTCATCAAGAAAGTGAAGAATTCGGGACAACGACATTAGATGGTAATACTTCCGTTTTAAGGCCGTTTTTATGCAATTCCAATACTAGTGAGAGATTTACTATTAGTAAGAACACTTATGGTATAGGAAGAGATCCAAATAATGCTGACTTAACTTTAAACAATAAAGCAATAGGGCGTATACATGCGAAAATATTCACATATGATAGTGAGTATTTTCTAAAAGATAATGGCTCAAAAAACGGGACATACGTAAATGGAGAAAGATTACAACCGTTAGAAAAAGTGAAAATAAAACACGAAGATAAGATCAAGTTTGCAAACGAATCATTTGTCTTTCGACTTTTTTAA
- a CDS encoding pore-forming ESAT-6 family protein, translating into MAVEGIKITLGEVTKTANQIRTLNQSLSSNLEEIKKEMNTLSQTWQSDASNTIRTNFNALSPRFEEYRQVVDSYAKFLDNTVTNYNSAETAINNNANAFK; encoded by the coding sequence ATGGCTGTAGAAGGAATTAAAATTACTTTAGGTGAGGTTACTAAAACAGCAAATCAGATTAGAACTTTAAATCAATCCTTATCTAGTAATCTTGAGGAAATTAAAAAAGAAATGAATACTTTATCGCAAACTTGGCAAAGTGACGCTTCTAATACAATTAGAACGAACTTTAATGCATTAAGTCCTCGCTTTGAAGAATATCGTCAAGTTGTAGATAGTTATGCAAAGTTTTTAGATAATACCGTTACAAATTACAACTCTGCTGAAACGGCTATCAATAATAACGCAAATGCCTTTAAATAA
- a CDS encoding WXG100 family type VII secretion target yields the protein MARSITVDPAKLETASTRIDQQAADYERLYRQLFTEVDGMGAAWQGVDNVAFVNQIKGFTDDFERMTKLMRDYSEYLKMSAKTYRETQTEIANQAKRLTN from the coding sequence ATGGCACGTTCAATTACAGTTGATCCAGCGAAGCTAGAAACTGCTTCTACAAGAATTGATCAGCAAGCTGCAGACTACGAAAGACTATACCGTCAACTATTCACCGAAGTAGATGGTATGGGAGCTGCGTGGCAAGGGGTTGATAATGTAGCATTTGTTAATCAAATCAAAGGCTTTACTGATGACTTTGAAAGAATGACAAAGCTCATGAGAGATTACTCTGAATACTTAAAAATGAGTGCAAAAACGTATCGTGAAACACAAACTGAGATTGCAAATCAAGCTAAACGTTTAACAAACTAA
- a CDS encoding Mbeg1-like protein → MSLKELSEQEKYLLLELSYWDIPPLDFDINNDNFSITITEFFERAKEYERNEHRFHEIELIESILVDSPSLQRIELTAYQNNNPNDGNNSSGKSESGFVGYAFADDQGNIATAFRGSEDISDWDHLRTDWYSNVEAGLGREIQQQLEANAFFEKYTDNIGGEKILLGHSKGGNLASYVFANHYEDNNLHAYIVNGQPIHWRSLTPAQQEKFKGDNYEYIVHTGDIVSALGYAPYVTKTVTTNKPFLEYASEDIAYAHSLWSVDFNENGEFKEWHEGASLQRNIGNPIVATLMTRAERIEPLLTAAEISVAFANRVVDEITTYFYIFKTASLIIIENAVKGLVDKAKRAANTVVDGLTKLGNFSRKLINETKSAFDNLITSAKNLFSSTVNKIKGSGVAIEPYIKVQLARTSYYKSRLQSVKRRTNDLQNMVRILNNQISLMDNSFQIRTVSWQATNLLSNSERRINSNITYLNDMARLLEQNEAQLLSEAKSLSF, encoded by the coding sequence ATGTCTCTAAAAGAGCTGAGTGAACAGGAAAAGTATTTGCTTTTGGAATTATCGTACTGGGATATTCCACCATTAGACTTTGATATTAATAATGATAACTTTAGTATCACTATTACAGAGTTTTTTGAGCGAGCCAAAGAATATGAACGAAATGAACACAGGTTTCATGAGATTGAGTTAATAGAAAGTATATTAGTGGATAGCCCTAGTTTGCAAAGAATAGAGTTAACTGCGTATCAAAACAACAATCCGAATGATGGGAATAATAGTAGTGGGAAGTCTGAATCAGGTTTTGTAGGATATGCATTTGCTGATGATCAAGGTAACATTGCGACAGCATTTCGTGGGAGTGAAGATATTTCAGATTGGGATCATCTTAGAACAGATTGGTACTCTAATGTTGAAGCGGGACTAGGAAGAGAAATCCAACAGCAATTGGAGGCAAATGCATTTTTTGAAAAGTATACGGACAACATTGGTGGTGAAAAAATACTGCTCGGACACTCAAAAGGTGGGAATCTAGCAAGCTATGTTTTTGCCAATCATTATGAAGACAATAATCTCCATGCATATATAGTAAATGGTCAGCCTATCCATTGGCGAAGCCTCACTCCTGCTCAACAAGAAAAGTTTAAAGGAGATAATTACGAGTATATCGTTCATACAGGAGATATTGTGTCAGCTTTAGGGTACGCACCTTACGTAACGAAAACAGTGACGACGAATAAACCTTTTTTAGAGTACGCGAGTGAAGATATAGCCTATGCGCATAGCCTGTGGAGCGTTGACTTTAATGAAAACGGAGAATTTAAAGAGTGGCATGAAGGGGCATCTTTACAACGGAATATTGGGAATCCAATAGTAGCAACTTTAATGACAAGGGCTGAGAGAATTGAACCGTTGCTTACTGCAGCGGAAATATCGGTCGCATTTGCAAATAGAGTAGTAGATGAGATTACAACATATTTCTACATATTTAAAACTGCATCGTTAATTATTATTGAAAATGCGGTTAAAGGACTTGTTGATAAAGCAAAACGAGCGGCAAATACAGTCGTCGATGGATTAACGAAACTAGGTAATTTTTCACGGAAGCTAATTAATGAAACTAAAAGTGCATTTGATAATTTGATTACGAGTGCAAAAAATCTCTTTTCATCTACAGTCAATAAAATAAAAGGATCTGGAGTAGCAATTGAGCCATACATTAAAGTTCAACTTGCTAGAACTTCCTATTATAAATCGAGATTACAAAGTGTCAAGAGGCGGACTAATGACCTTCAAAACATGGTCAGAATTCTGAATAATCAAATTAGCCTGATGGATAATTCCTTTCAAATAAGAACTGTAAGCTGGCAAGCAACGAATCTCTTATCAAATTCAGAGAGAAGAATTAATTCAAATATTACTTATTTAAATGACATGGCTAGGTTATTAGAGCAAAACGAGGCTCAACTATTGAGTGAAGCAAAATCGTTATCTTTTTAA
- the essC gene encoding type VII secretion protein EssC gives MILTLFANGKAVTTVLPERITGKYILSTDDKDIMAIEAQDGQWFLKSNKHAFLKDTHAQVIISQVIEPFQTYSIFQDDGSVALLYVEPQTSGLNEYTRHHVMKKTIRIGRSKESQICFSNKLVSSVHCVIEYDVNGHTVIKDNNSSNGTYVNGKKVTEAQLEIGDVIYIMGLKIIYNGRLLSLNNPHDLVLLDRHALKPFISEKPIMEEEDPLDDFRTDESDPNLFYRSPRFKRDIEKREIKIDPPPQKNNTEETPLMLMLGPSITMGMASLTMGIFVLQRALSSDGNMMYAIPTLIMSFSMIIGMVLWPILTKKYEKKKRIKNEKKRQEKYKQYLEEMKEVIIEEGRHQSEILHENHVPLPILLDRVKKRKRNLWERVIGQNDFLKVRLGIGDLPLEADIKYPEKKFTLDDDNLQEELYEIVEAPQILKKVPVTLGLMEEQVSGIIGPRNEVKDFVKGLILQLATLHSYDELKLVLIYDEKEQEDWAFAKWLPHVWDEGKVIRFIAANANELKELSAYFEKEIKYQSELSEQDLADVNQHYVVFSMSKSLASKAEMFNLLLKEKKSIGFSLVTLYDDLALLPKECSKVVELGKNYSKIYDKDDITGQYTAFNADIFYRDNPENLSVKLANIQLATSLEEYSLPDMLTFLEMFGVSKIEHLNSLTRWKENNPTLTIETPIGVNRMGESFNIDLHEKYHGPHGLIAGMTGSGKSEFIMTFILSLAVNYHPDEVAFILIDYKGGGMANAFLNLPHLAGTITNLDGAAVKRSLISIQSELKRRQSLFSKASREMNESNIDIYKYQKLYREGLVKEPLQHLFMISDEFAELKTQQPEFMDQLVSAARIGRSLGVHLILATQKPSGVVDDQIWSNSKFRISLKVQEKADSMEVIKRPDAAELSTTGRFYLQVGYNELFELGQSAWAGAPYYPAEKVEKSEDNSISIIDNLGRVITSAKIDKQKSSVKNPPKQIDEVTKYLETLAKQENIKVKPLWLEPIPALIYLDSIREKYRKVPEKFRLNPIIGEYDDPANQNQLLMRMPISDEGNAVIYGVAGSGKTTFIASIIYSLMEEHTPEEVQFYLLDFSSESLTWYRNAPHVGDVVLSHEAEKISNLFKMLNSEIDNRRKVFANFGGDFVTYNQVSEKTIPSIIAVIHNYAAFSEMYEEHEETISFLTREGLRYGIYFILTAANTSAVRFRLLQNFKQMYVLQLNDTSDYSGVLGNVDGVYPSKHKGRGIFKSDATYEFQVAHITEGIEDMYTYIIDYCERKQEVWGKSSAKRIPVLPEKVDTQYLQEEIKYSNVAKLPIGVEKVSMGVAYYDFTSSFVNIVLSASNEDYASFMEGITEILSEAEESEVIVIDPNENIQVNKDQCKYVSEREEVEEMIISLFETLVYRNNTKKDALEQGKESPHFEQMTCVIDTFTDLSTVLSEDANDKLKVFLDKGDSLNVNIIISDSADKLNSIAFESWFQKQVSLGDAIWIGNGIAEQFLLKISKVSNDMYKEIPQDFGYVVTKGKVKLVKLLTSSNRQKEAMSYG, from the coding sequence ATGATATTAACACTCTTTGCTAATGGGAAGGCAGTTACTACTGTACTCCCTGAGCGCATAACCGGAAAATACATACTTTCAACGGATGACAAAGATATCATGGCCATTGAAGCACAAGATGGGCAATGGTTTTTAAAGTCAAATAAGCATGCTTTTCTAAAGGATACGCATGCTCAAGTCATCATAAGTCAAGTAATAGAGCCTTTTCAAACATACTCTATTTTTCAAGACGATGGATCGGTTGCCCTATTGTACGTTGAACCTCAAACATCGGGTTTAAATGAATATACGAGACACCATGTGATGAAAAAAACGATTAGGATTGGTAGATCGAAAGAGTCACAAATTTGTTTTTCAAATAAATTAGTGTCAAGTGTGCACTGTGTGATTGAGTATGATGTGAACGGACATACAGTGATAAAGGATAATAATAGTTCGAATGGGACTTATGTAAATGGGAAGAAAGTGACAGAAGCGCAACTTGAAATTGGTGATGTTATTTACATCATGGGTCTCAAAATAATATATAATGGCAGATTATTGTCACTAAACAACCCGCATGACCTCGTGCTATTAGATCGCCATGCATTGAAACCTTTTATAAGTGAGAAGCCCATCATGGAAGAGGAAGATCCTCTTGATGATTTTAGAACAGATGAATCAGATCCGAATTTGTTTTATCGATCACCTAGATTTAAGCGGGACATAGAGAAAAGAGAAATTAAAATTGATCCACCACCGCAAAAGAATAATACAGAAGAAACACCGTTAATGTTAATGTTAGGGCCATCTATCACCATGGGTATGGCGTCGTTAACGATGGGGATTTTCGTTCTTCAACGAGCTTTAAGTTCTGACGGGAATATGATGTATGCCATTCCGACATTAATTATGTCCTTCAGTATGATCATTGGTATGGTGCTTTGGCCAATTTTAACGAAGAAATACGAGAAGAAAAAGAGAATCAAAAATGAGAAAAAGCGGCAAGAAAAATATAAGCAATATTTAGAAGAAATGAAGGAAGTCATTATTGAAGAAGGGCGTCATCAAAGTGAAATCTTGCATGAAAACCACGTTCCTTTACCGATTCTATTGGACAGAGTGAAGAAAAGAAAAAGAAATTTATGGGAAAGGGTCATAGGTCAAAATGACTTCTTAAAGGTACGATTAGGAATTGGTGACTTACCGTTAGAGGCTGATATAAAGTATCCAGAGAAAAAGTTTACGCTAGACGATGATAATTTGCAGGAAGAATTATATGAAATTGTAGAAGCACCGCAAATATTAAAGAAGGTTCCCGTAACATTAGGACTGATGGAAGAGCAAGTAAGTGGAATTATTGGGCCACGAAATGAAGTGAAGGATTTTGTAAAAGGACTTATTCTTCAATTAGCAACACTACATAGCTATGATGAATTGAAGCTCGTACTTATTTATGATGAAAAGGAGCAAGAGGATTGGGCGTTTGCAAAATGGTTACCTCATGTGTGGGACGAAGGAAAAGTCATTCGCTTTATTGCCGCAAATGCGAACGAACTAAAGGAGCTTTCTGCATATTTTGAAAAAGAGATTAAATATCAATCTGAACTATCAGAGCAGGATTTAGCAGATGTGAATCAACATTATGTTGTATTTTCGATGAGTAAATCACTTGCATCGAAAGCGGAAATGTTCAATTTGCTTTTAAAAGAGAAAAAAAGTATCGGATTTAGCTTAGTTACGCTATATGACGATTTGGCGCTATTACCAAAAGAATGTTCAAAAGTAGTAGAGCTAGGTAAAAATTATTCGAAAATCTATGATAAAGATGATATTACAGGGCAATATACGGCCTTTAATGCGGACATTTTTTATCGAGATAATCCAGAGAATCTTTCTGTAAAGTTAGCCAATATCCAACTGGCAACATCCTTAGAGGAATATAGCCTACCTGATATGCTCACGTTTTTAGAAATGTTCGGTGTTAGTAAAATTGAACACCTTAACTCATTAACAAGATGGAAAGAAAATAACCCAACATTAACGATTGAAACGCCGATCGGTGTTAATAGAATGGGAGAATCATTTAATATCGACCTCCATGAAAAATATCATGGTCCTCACGGATTAATAGCCGGAATGACAGGCTCGGGGAAAAGTGAGTTTATTATGACATTCATTCTTTCATTAGCTGTAAATTACCATCCCGACGAGGTTGCCTTTATATTAATAGACTATAAGGGCGGAGGTATGGCGAATGCATTTTTAAACTTACCTCACTTAGCAGGGACAATTACGAACTTAGATGGTGCTGCCGTTAAGCGCTCACTCATTTCCATTCAAAGTGAGCTGAAGCGGCGACAATCACTATTTAGTAAGGCTAGTAGAGAGATGAATGAAAGTAATATTGATATTTATAAATATCAAAAGCTTTATCGTGAAGGGTTAGTAAAAGAACCATTACAGCACTTGTTTATGATATCCGACGAGTTTGCTGAATTAAAAACCCAGCAACCAGAATTTATGGATCAGTTAGTCAGTGCAGCTAGAATTGGGCGTAGCCTCGGTGTACACCTTATTTTGGCAACCCAAAAACCATCTGGGGTCGTAGATGACCAAATTTGGAGTAATAGTAAATTTAGAATTAGCTTAAAGGTTCAAGAGAAAGCGGATAGTATGGAAGTGATTAAGCGGCCAGATGCCGCTGAGCTTTCAACAACGGGACGTTTTTATTTGCAAGTTGGGTATAACGAGTTATTCGAGTTAGGGCAATCTGCATGGGCAGGTGCGCCGTATTATCCTGCTGAGAAAGTGGAGAAAAGTGAAGATAACAGCATTAGCATTATTGACAACCTAGGCCGTGTTATTACGAGTGCGAAAATTGATAAGCAAAAAAGTAGTGTGAAAAATCCTCCTAAGCAAATTGATGAGGTAACTAAGTATTTAGAGACGCTTGCAAAGCAGGAAAATATTAAAGTGAAGCCTCTATGGTTAGAGCCAATACCAGCACTGATTTATTTAGATAGTATTAGAGAAAAATATCGTAAAGTTCCTGAGAAATTCAGATTAAATCCTATAATCGGTGAATATGATGATCCGGCTAATCAAAATCAGCTGCTCATGAGGATGCCAATTTCTGATGAGGGAAATGCCGTTATTTACGGTGTTGCAGGTAGTGGAAAAACTACCTTTATCGCGTCAATTATTTATTCTTTAATGGAGGAGCATACACCTGAGGAGGTACAGTTTTACTTACTAGATTTCAGTTCAGAGTCGTTGACATGGTATAGAAATGCGCCACATGTAGGTGATGTCGTGCTTTCTCATGAGGCAGAGAAAATTAGTAATTTATTCAAAATGTTAAATTCAGAGATTGATAACAGGAGAAAGGTGTTTGCAAATTTTGGAGGAGACTTTGTGACGTACAACCAAGTCTCTGAAAAGACAATACCTTCCATAATCGCTGTGATTCACAACTATGCTGCATTTTCTGAGATGTACGAGGAGCATGAAGAAACAATCTCCTTTTTAACACGAGAAGGGTTAAGATACGGTATTTACTTTATTTTGACAGCTGCAAATACAAGTGCAGTTAGATTCCGTTTATTACAAAACTTTAAACAGATGTATGTGCTTCAGTTAAATGATACATCCGATTATTCTGGTGTTTTAGGTAATGTAGACGGTGTATATCCATCAAAGCATAAAGGAAGAGGAATATTTAAGTCTGATGCTACGTATGAATTTCAAGTTGCTCATATTACTGAAGGTATTGAAGATATGTATACCTATATTATTGACTATTGTGAGAGAAAACAAGAAGTCTGGGGGAAATCTTCTGCAAAGCGAATACCTGTTTTACCAGAAAAGGTGGATACACAGTACTTACAAGAGGAAATCAAATATAGTAACGTGGCAAAGCTCCCTATTGGCGTAGAAAAAGTATCAATGGGCGTTGCCTATTACGATTTTACTTCGTCGTTTGTTAACATAGTACTTTCTGCAAGCAATGAGGATTATGCAAGCTTTATGGAAGGTATTACAGAAATACTGTCAGAGGCAGAAGAAAGCGAAGTCATTGTTATCGATCCGAACGAGAATATCCAAGTAAATAAGGATCAATGTAAATATGTTTCTGAGCGAGAAGAAGTTGAAGAGATGATTATCTCGTTATTTGAAACACTAGTTTATAGAAATAACACGAAGAAGGATGCCCTAGAACAAGGGAAGGAATCCCCTCATTTCGAACAAATGACTTGTGTAATAGATACTTTCACTGATTTAAGTACAGTACTTTCAGAGGATGCGAATGATAAGCTTAAAGTCTTTTTAGATAAAGGAGATTCATTGAATGTTAACATTATTATTTCCGATAGTGCTGATAAATTGAATAGTATTGCGTTTGAGTCTTGGTTCCAAAAACAAGTTTCTCTAGGCGACGCGATATGGATAGGGAACGGTATTGCAGAACAGTTCTTATTGAAAATAAGTAAAGTATCCAATGACATGTATAAGGAGATCCCGCAAGACTTTGGTTATGTCGTTACAAAAGGGAAAGTGAAGCTAGTCAAACTATTAACTTCATCTAATAGGCAAAAGGAGGCAATGTCTTATGGATAA
- a CDS encoding DUF5085 family protein encodes MINPMDSIRYKNVVSKRYQVYYRDLDSVIEEFVTEIVEQEGTLKGPLFYSLNNIPLDEIMQIELFMPIEEDDMALLDGQYFHSYFSVEDMISLCLFDEFETKTEIAYRALIDYIEEQQLKQITPIFHVVSGDETLQYMFIKIGVTID; translated from the coding sequence ATGATTAATCCAATGGATTCCATTCGCTATAAGAATGTTGTATCAAAAAGGTATCAAGTTTATTACAGAGACTTAGATTCAGTCATTGAAGAATTTGTCACTGAAATAGTCGAACAGGAAGGGACGTTAAAGGGACCACTCTTTTATTCTTTAAACAATATTCCACTAGATGAAATAATGCAAATTGAGTTATTTATGCCGATTGAAGAAGATGATATGGCACTTTTAGATGGGCAGTATTTTCATAGCTATTTTAGTGTTGAGGATATGATCTCTTTATGTTTATTTGATGAATTCGAAACGAAAACAGAGATTGCGTACAGGGCATTGATTGACTATATCGAAGAGCAGCAATTAAAACAAATAACCCCTATTTTTCATGTGGTATCAGGTGATGAAACATTACAGTACATGTTTATAAAAATTGGTGTGACGATAGATTAG
- a CDS encoding DUF5085 family protein: protein MKIKRGPVVFNNVISAKARTDMNEWFHAAREFRNAIIKNGLYSTGPIIYQVANIDEAANEADYIFYVPVNRPVEMKDSGQFSFIELFEFPDVLIVRHADLEEDIEETYDILRECADAYTVKISEPFYNIYLDVYGDGMIDVFAPIVEEGSND from the coding sequence ATGAAAATTAAACGTGGGCCAGTAGTGTTTAACAATGTGATAAGTGCGAAGGCGCGTACGGATATGAACGAATGGTTTCATGCTGCTAGAGAATTTAGGAATGCAATCATAAAGAATGGGCTATACAGTACAGGGCCGATCATTTATCAAGTCGCAAATATTGATGAAGCAGCGAACGAAGCAGACTATATATTTTATGTCCCAGTAAATAGACCAGTAGAAATGAAAGACAGCGGGCAATTTAGCTTTATAGAGTTGTTTGAGTTTCCAGATGTACTAATTGTTAGACATGCTGATTTAGAGGAAGATATTGAAGAAACGTATGACATTCTTCGTGAGTGTGCAGATGCATATACGGTAAAAATTAGTGAACCGTTTTATAACATATATTTAGATGTTTATGGTGACGGTATGATAGATGTTTTCGCTCCAATCGTCGAGGAGGGGTCCAATGATTAA